The window CCGGTATTAGTAGTCCCTCTTCATGTGCACGCATAAACGGCGAGCCATGCCAATATTTCTCTTCATAATACGTATCCCATGTATCTGTGTGAGAATCAAAATGTATCAAGGCAACAGGTCCATGTATTTTAGCCGCTCCACGCAAATTTGCGAGAGTAATGGAATGATCTCCTCCCAATCCAATCGGAACGATTCCCTTTTTCATAAGATCTAATACGGCATTTTCCATGAGTTCATAACTTTTATGAATATTTTGTTGAATCACCGGTACATCACCAATATCAATGCCGTTCGTATCTTCGAAAGGATATACTTTATGGATGGGATGGTAAGGAAACAATGTCATGGATGCTTGGCGAATTGCCTGAGGAGCAAACCTTGCTCCAACACGGAAGGATGCAGCCGTATCAAACGGCATTCCTAAAATAGCGAGCTTCGCATTCTCACGATAAGCGGGTAACCGCATAAACGAGCCCGTCGAGCAAAACTCAGGTTTTACATCCGGTGTAAGTGGATATTGCATCTGTTTTCATTCCTCCATTAATTGTAGTTATACCAAAATTTATGCAATTTCCATGCCAAGCATTGAGATTCCTAATTTCATATGAAACTTACTTGTATGATGCGAACCTTTTTATCAAAGTTAACCGCCCAATACTTGTGAAAAATTTTTGATTTCACACTACGGACATATGCATTTCTATCGCAGAAATGTTTTTGAATGAAAAAGTTATGCAAAAATGCATAACTTCACAACACTTGCATGATTTTTGCTTCCTTTCGCTTAAAAACTGCTGTTCAATCATAAGTGACTAGCTTTTTTCTAAATTTGAACAACTTGTCGCAACCTTCTTCTTTTGGAAGATTAATACCATGCTATACTTTCGTTTTTCATTTTCTTTTTATTAATAAATTTCTGATATTTACGGCTAACGGAAGATTGACTGATGCCAAGCGCTTTGGCAGCTCTCGTCGTCGTTTTATATTGTTTCATTGCCAATAATATTAGCTGTTCTTCAACATAATCCAGAGCCTCTTGAAGTGGGAGAACCTTAGAAATGATCAGCTTTGATTTGTTGAATTCATTGCCAAGCGATAAAAACTTGCTGACAAATTGAGCATTGATCGTTTCGTCATCGGCGGAAACAACCAACCGTTCAATCATATTTTGTAATTCCCGTATATTTCCGGGCCATGAATACGCTTCTAACAAATTTAGCGCATCAGGTGTCAAATGATAGTTTTTATGATATCTTTCATTTAATTGCTGCAAAAAGTGAAATGCCAGTAACGGGATGTCTTCAGGTCTTTCACGCAGCGGAGGTACGTGAATCGGAATGACATTTAAACGATAAAACAAATCCTCTCGAAACGTCCCTTCTTCAACCATTTTTTCCAACCGCTTATTTGTAGCTGCGACAATTTGCACATTGATTTTGATCGGAGCAGTGCTTCCAATCGGGACGACCTCTTGCTCCTGAAGAACTCTCAATAATTTCACTTGCAGGTGCATCGGCAGTTCACCGATTTCATCTAAAAACAAGATTCCTCCATCGGCTTGTACAAAATACCCTTTTTTGCCATTTTTATCGGCCCCTGTAAATGATCCTTTTGTATATCCAAATAATTCGCTTTCAAGCAAGTTTTCAGGGATTGCACCGCAATTCAGTTTTAAAAATGGCTTGTCCGAACGGCTTCCTAACTGATGAATCGCCTGCGCAATGACTTCTTTTCCTACTCCTGACTCTCCGTATATCAACACGGTCGATGAAAAATGAGCGACCTTTTTTACATGGTTCATAATTTTTTCCATTTTCGGACTGCAATAAATCAATTTTTTGAAAAATCGATCTTTGCTTTTGATGCTGTCCAATTCTCGTTTGTATTGGTCTGATATTTTTTTCATCTCGCGTAATTCTGATTTAAGTCTAGTGGTTTCCGTAATATCCCTTGAAGCAATGATAATCCTGGAAATTTCCCCGTCATCATTGAAAACCGGGTTGCCAACCGCAAGTATTTTCTTTCCGTTCTTTGTCTCTTGAACAACCGATACTTTTTTCTTTTGTTCCATTACAAGCCTGGTTACCGACGGGCTGAACAAACCTGTATTTTCCAACTCCAATAGACTTTTACCTAAAAGTTCTTTTAGATCCACATTCCAAAATTCCGAAATGACATTATCGCTGTAGCGAATGAGTTCTCCTTTATGATTGACAACAAGTATCTCGTCATAAATGGTGGACAAAATGGCATTTAAATCTTTATTCAAATTTTTGATGTCTTCAATTTCCATGGCCATTTCCTCAACCATCGGCAAATCTTGAACAATAATGACCATTCCGTCTACTTCATTGTTAAAATGAATAATCGGACTGTAGTCAACCAGCACGCTCATCTCCTCTGAAATGTGCAACTGGTTTAACACAGTTTCACCTGTAGCAAAAACGTTTTCGATATGTTTTCCGTTGAAAATATTCTCTGCTGGTACATTGAGCACTTTATCCGGAGTTGCCCGAATCATCTTTAATGCCGACTCATTATAATTGACGATTCTTTTTTCACGATCAACAATAAATATCCCTCTTGGAATGGATGTCAAGATGACCTTTAGCAAATCAACGCTTTT of the Bacillus smithii genome contains:
- the speB gene encoding agmatinase, with product MQYPLTPDVKPEFCSTGSFMRLPAYRENAKLAILGMPFDTAASFRVGARFAPQAIRQASMTLFPYHPIHKVYPFEDTNGIDIGDVPVIQQNIHKSYELMENAVLDLMKKGIVPIGLGGDHSITLANLRGAAKIHGPVALIHFDSHTDTWDTYYEEKYWHGSPFMRAHEEGLLIPDKVFQIGIRGTLNHPGDIGASLELGYNVITTQELAKRGVNDLVQEMKETIGDTPCFLSFDIDFVDPSFAPGTGTLEVGGFSSRETLEIVRSLTDFNYVGFDLVELIPAYDPTQITALLAATLVHDFASIVALKEKRKAQN
- a CDS encoding sigma 54-interacting transcriptional regulator, with the protein product MFSLSDKKIKPIVSVSIDNHVEDWFDIIRNCQEPFLFLKKKNQLFAYIYVNDFLLDGGHNEVITTDAMLSRAVLLTSVCKLSQTISLPVLFQIIGESIALVQNDKGEPIGYIRREDVLAELFKQETKSVDLLKVILTSIPRGIFIVDREKRIVNYNESALKMIRATPDKVLNVPAENIFNGKHIENVFATGETVLNQLHISEEMSVLVDYSPIIHFNNEVDGMVIIVQDLPMVEEMAMEIEDIKNLNKDLNAILSTIYDEILVVNHKGELIRYSDNVISEFWNVDLKELLGKSLLELENTGLFSPSVTRLVMEQKKKVSVVQETKNGKKILAVGNPVFNDDGEISRIIIASRDITETTRLKSELREMKKISDQYKRELDSIKSKDRFFKKLIYCSPKMEKIMNHVKKVAHFSSTVLIYGESGVGKEVIAQAIHQLGSRSDKPFLKLNCGAIPENLLESELFGYTKGSFTGADKNGKKGYFVQADGGILFLDEIGELPMHLQVKLLRVLQEQEVVPIGSTAPIKINVQIVAATNKRLEKMVEEGTFREDLFYRLNVIPIHVPPLRERPEDIPLLAFHFLQQLNERYHKNYHLTPDALNLLEAYSWPGNIRELQNMIERLVVSADDETINAQFVSKFLSLGNEFNKSKLIISKVLPLQEALDYVEEQLILLAMKQYKTTTRAAKALGISQSSVSRKYQKFINKKKMKNESIAWY